The proteins below are encoded in one region of Catharus ustulatus isolate bCatUst1 chromosome 21, bCatUst1.pri.v2, whole genome shotgun sequence:
- the LHX3 gene encoding LIM/homeobox protein Lhx3 isoform X3, whose product MLLERVRAGSEKAAELCPFPRSPEIPLCAGCNQHIVDRFILKVLDRHWHSKCLKCSDCQTQLAEKCFSRGDGVYCKEDFFKRFGTKCAACQQGIPPTQVVRRAQDFVYHLHCFACIVCKRQLATGDEFYLMEDSRLVCKADYETAKQREAESTAKRPRTTITAKQLETLKNAYNNSPKPARHVREQLSSETGLDMRVVQVWFQNRRAKEKRLKKDAGRQRWGQYFRNMKRSRGTSKSDKDSIQEEGPDSDAEVSFTDEPSMSEMSHSNGIYSNLNEASPALGRQAGSTGSFALEHSGIPAQDQFHDLRSSSPYGIPQSPAALPALPGHQPLISSLVYPDNGLAIMAQSGPGVPQPMRVLAGNGPSSELSSGSSGGYPDFPASPASWLDEVDHAQF is encoded by the exons ATGCTGCTGGAGCGGGTCCGCGCCGGTTCGGAGAAAGCAGCGGAGCTCTGCCCGTTCCCGCGGAGCCCAG AGATCCCGCTGTGCGCCGGCTGCAACCAGCACATCGTGGACAGGTTCATCCTCAAAGTCCTGGACCGGCACTGGCACAGCAAGTGCCTGAAATGCTCCGACTGCCAGACGCAGCTGGCCGAGAAGTGCTTCAGCCGCGGGGACGGCGTCTACTGCAAGGAAGATTTCTTCAA GCGCTTCGGGACGAAGTGTGCCGCCTGCCAGCAGGGCATCCCCCCGACCCAGGTGGTGCGCCGCGCCCAGGACTTCGTTTACCACCTGCACTGCTTCGCCTGCATCGTCTGCAAGCGGCAGCTGGCCACCGGCGACGAGTTCTACCTCATGGAGGACAGCAGGCTGGTCTGCAAGGCGGACTACGAGACGGCCAAGCAGAGAG AGGCTGAGTCTACAGCCAAGAGACCCCGCACCACCATCACGGCCAAGCAGCTGGAGACCCTCAAAAACGCTTACAACAACTCGCCCAAACCGGCGCGGCACGTCCGGGAGCAGCTCTCGTCCGAGACCGGGCTGGACATGCGGGTGGTGCAG GTCTGGTTCCAGAACCGCAGGGCCAAGGAGAAAAGGCTGAAGAAAGACGCGGGGAGGCAGAGGTGGGGGCAGTACTTCAGGAATATGAAGAGGTCCCGGGGGACATCCAAGTCGGACAAGGACAGCATCCAGGAGGAGGGGCCCGACAGCGACGCCGAGGTTTCCTTCACAG ACGAGCCCTCCATGTCCGAAATGAGCCATTCCAATGGGATTTACAGCAACCTCAACGAAGCCTCCCCCGCCCTGGGgaggcaggctggcagcaccGGCAGCTTCGCGCTGGAGCACAGCGGGATCCCAGCTCAGGACCAGTTCCACGACCTGCGCTCCAGCAGCCCCTACGGCATCCCCCagtccccagcagccctgccagccctgccggGCCACCAGCCCTTAATCTCCAGCTTGGTTTACCCAGACAACGGCTTGGCCATCATGGCCCAGAGCGGACCAGGCGTGCCCCAGCCCATGCGGGTCCTGGCAGGGAACGGACCCAGCTCCGAGCTCtccagcggcagcagcgggggGTACCCGGATTTCCCGGCCAGCCCGGCGTCCTGGCTCGATGAGGTCGACCACGCTCAGTTTTGA
- the LHX3 gene encoding LIM/homeobox protein Lhx3 isoform X2 — MQQIPLCAGCNQHIVDRFILKVLDRHWHSKCLKCSDCQTQLAEKCFSRGDGVYCKEDFFKRFGTKCAACQQGIPPTQVVRRAQDFVYHLHCFACIVCKRQLATGDEFYLMEDSRLVCKADYETAKQRGTPSPVPSSPEGSGSCCCPRDRFKQRAGGVGRARGGSGESGITSPAEAESTAKRPRTTITAKQLETLKNAYNNSPKPARHVREQLSSETGLDMRVVQVWFQNRRAKEKRLKKDAGRQRWGQYFRNMKRSRGTSKSDKDSIQEEGPDSDAEVSFTDEPSMSEMSHSNGIYSNLNEASPALGRQAGSTGSFALEHSGIPAQDQFHDLRSSSPYGIPQSPAALPALPGHQPLISSLVYPDNGLAIMAQSGPGVPQPMRVLAGNGPSSELSSGSSGGYPDFPASPASWLDEVDHAQF; from the exons ATGCAGC AGATCCCGCTGTGCGCCGGCTGCAACCAGCACATCGTGGACAGGTTCATCCTCAAAGTCCTGGACCGGCACTGGCACAGCAAGTGCCTGAAATGCTCCGACTGCCAGACGCAGCTGGCCGAGAAGTGCTTCAGCCGCGGGGACGGCGTCTACTGCAAGGAAGATTTCTTCAA GCGCTTCGGGACGAAGTGTGCCGCCTGCCAGCAGGGCATCCCCCCGACCCAGGTGGTGCGCCGCGCCCAGGACTTCGTTTACCACCTGCACTGCTTCGCCTGCATCGTCTGCAAGCGGCAGCTGGCCACCGGCGACGAGTTCTACCTCATGGAGGACAGCAGGCTGGTCTGCAAGGCGGACTACGAGACGGCCAAGCAGAGAGGTACCCCCAGCCCCGTCCCCTCCAGCCCCGAGGGCAgcgggagctgctgctgcccccggGACAGGTTCAAACAGCGGGCGGGAGGGGTTGGGAGAGCCCGGGGAGGGTCGGGTGAATCAGGGATAACTTCACCGGCAGAGGCTGAGTCTACAGCCAAGAGACCCCGCACCACCATCACGGCCAAGCAGCTGGAGACCCTCAAAAACGCTTACAACAACTCGCCCAAACCGGCGCGGCACGTCCGGGAGCAGCTCTCGTCCGAGACCGGGCTGGACATGCGGGTGGTGCAG GTCTGGTTCCAGAACCGCAGGGCCAAGGAGAAAAGGCTGAAGAAAGACGCGGGGAGGCAGAGGTGGGGGCAGTACTTCAGGAATATGAAGAGGTCCCGGGGGACATCCAAGTCGGACAAGGACAGCATCCAGGAGGAGGGGCCCGACAGCGACGCCGAGGTTTCCTTCACAG ACGAGCCCTCCATGTCCGAAATGAGCCATTCCAATGGGATTTACAGCAACCTCAACGAAGCCTCCCCCGCCCTGGGgaggcaggctggcagcaccGGCAGCTTCGCGCTGGAGCACAGCGGGATCCCAGCTCAGGACCAGTTCCACGACCTGCGCTCCAGCAGCCCCTACGGCATCCCCCagtccccagcagccctgccagccctgccggGCCACCAGCCCTTAATCTCCAGCTTGGTTTACCCAGACAACGGCTTGGCCATCATGGCCCAGAGCGGACCAGGCGTGCCCCAGCCCATGCGGGTCCTGGCAGGGAACGGACCCAGCTCCGAGCTCtccagcggcagcagcgggggGTACCCGGATTTCCCGGCCAGCCCGGCGTCCTGGCTCGATGAGGTCGACCACGCTCAGTTTTGA
- the LHX3 gene encoding LIM/homeobox protein Lhx3 isoform X4: protein MLRLPDAAGREVLQPRGRRLLQGRFLQGIPPTQVVRRAQDFVYHLHCFACIVCKRQLATGDEFYLMEDSRLVCKADYETAKQREAESTAKRPRTTITAKQLETLKNAYNNSPKPARHVREQLSSETGLDMRVVQVWFQNRRAKEKRLKKDAGRQRWGQYFRNMKRSRGTSKSDKDSIQEEGPDSDAEVSFTDEPSMSEMSHSNGIYSNLNEASPALGRQAGSTGSFALEHSGIPAQDQFHDLRSSSPYGIPQSPAALPALPGHQPLISSLVYPDNGLAIMAQSGPGVPQPMRVLAGNGPSSELSSGSSGGYPDFPASPASWLDEVDHAQF, encoded by the exons ATGCTCCGACTGCCAGACGCAGCTGGCCGAGAAGTGCTTCAGCCGCGGGGACGGCGTCTACTGCAAGGAAGATTTCTTCAA GGCATCCCCCCGACCCAGGTGGTGCGCCGCGCCCAGGACTTCGTTTACCACCTGCACTGCTTCGCCTGCATCGTCTGCAAGCGGCAGCTGGCCACCGGCGACGAGTTCTACCTCATGGAGGACAGCAGGCTGGTCTGCAAGGCGGACTACGAGACGGCCAAGCAGAGAG AGGCTGAGTCTACAGCCAAGAGACCCCGCACCACCATCACGGCCAAGCAGCTGGAGACCCTCAAAAACGCTTACAACAACTCGCCCAAACCGGCGCGGCACGTCCGGGAGCAGCTCTCGTCCGAGACCGGGCTGGACATGCGGGTGGTGCAG GTCTGGTTCCAGAACCGCAGGGCCAAGGAGAAAAGGCTGAAGAAAGACGCGGGGAGGCAGAGGTGGGGGCAGTACTTCAGGAATATGAAGAGGTCCCGGGGGACATCCAAGTCGGACAAGGACAGCATCCAGGAGGAGGGGCCCGACAGCGACGCCGAGGTTTCCTTCACAG ACGAGCCCTCCATGTCCGAAATGAGCCATTCCAATGGGATTTACAGCAACCTCAACGAAGCCTCCCCCGCCCTGGGgaggcaggctggcagcaccGGCAGCTTCGCGCTGGAGCACAGCGGGATCCCAGCTCAGGACCAGTTCCACGACCTGCGCTCCAGCAGCCCCTACGGCATCCCCCagtccccagcagccctgccagccctgccggGCCACCAGCCCTTAATCTCCAGCTTGGTTTACCCAGACAACGGCTTGGCCATCATGGCCCAGAGCGGACCAGGCGTGCCCCAGCCCATGCGGGTCCTGGCAGGGAACGGACCCAGCTCCGAGCTCtccagcggcagcagcgggggGTACCCGGATTTCCCGGCCAGCCCGGCGTCCTGGCTCGATGAGGTCGACCACGCTCAGTTTTGA
- the LHX3 gene encoding LIM/homeobox protein Lhx3 isoform X5, translating to MLRLPDAAGREVLQPRGRRLLQGRFLQVVRRAQDFVYHLHCFACIVCKRQLATGDEFYLMEDSRLVCKADYETAKQREAESTAKRPRTTITAKQLETLKNAYNNSPKPARHVREQLSSETGLDMRVVQVWFQNRRAKEKRLKKDAGRQRWGQYFRNMKRSRGTSKSDKDSIQEEGPDSDAEVSFTDEPSMSEMSHSNGIYSNLNEASPALGRQAGSTGSFALEHSGIPAQDQFHDLRSSSPYGIPQSPAALPALPGHQPLISSLVYPDNGLAIMAQSGPGVPQPMRVLAGNGPSSELSSGSSGGYPDFPASPASWLDEVDHAQF from the exons ATGCTCCGACTGCCAGACGCAGCTGGCCGAGAAGTGCTTCAGCCGCGGGGACGGCGTCTACTGCAAGGAAGATTTCTTCAA GTGGTGCGCCGCGCCCAGGACTTCGTTTACCACCTGCACTGCTTCGCCTGCATCGTCTGCAAGCGGCAGCTGGCCACCGGCGACGAGTTCTACCTCATGGAGGACAGCAGGCTGGTCTGCAAGGCGGACTACGAGACGGCCAAGCAGAGAG AGGCTGAGTCTACAGCCAAGAGACCCCGCACCACCATCACGGCCAAGCAGCTGGAGACCCTCAAAAACGCTTACAACAACTCGCCCAAACCGGCGCGGCACGTCCGGGAGCAGCTCTCGTCCGAGACCGGGCTGGACATGCGGGTGGTGCAG GTCTGGTTCCAGAACCGCAGGGCCAAGGAGAAAAGGCTGAAGAAAGACGCGGGGAGGCAGAGGTGGGGGCAGTACTTCAGGAATATGAAGAGGTCCCGGGGGACATCCAAGTCGGACAAGGACAGCATCCAGGAGGAGGGGCCCGACAGCGACGCCGAGGTTTCCTTCACAG ACGAGCCCTCCATGTCCGAAATGAGCCATTCCAATGGGATTTACAGCAACCTCAACGAAGCCTCCCCCGCCCTGGGgaggcaggctggcagcaccGGCAGCTTCGCGCTGGAGCACAGCGGGATCCCAGCTCAGGACCAGTTCCACGACCTGCGCTCCAGCAGCCCCTACGGCATCCCCCagtccccagcagccctgccagccctgccggGCCACCAGCCCTTAATCTCCAGCTTGGTTTACCCAGACAACGGCTTGGCCATCATGGCCCAGAGCGGACCAGGCGTGCCCCAGCCCATGCGGGTCCTGGCAGGGAACGGACCCAGCTCCGAGCTCtccagcggcagcagcgggggGTACCCGGATTTCCCGGCCAGCCCGGCGTCCTGGCTCGATGAGGTCGACCACGCTCAGTTTTGA
- the LHX3 gene encoding LIM/homeobox protein Lhx3 isoform X1, whose amino-acid sequence MLLERVRAGSEKAAELCPFPRSPEIPLCAGCNQHIVDRFILKVLDRHWHSKCLKCSDCQTQLAEKCFSRGDGVYCKEDFFKRFGTKCAACQQGIPPTQVVRRAQDFVYHLHCFACIVCKRQLATGDEFYLMEDSRLVCKADYETAKQRGTPSPVPSSPEGSGSCCCPRDRFKQRAGGVGRARGGSGESGITSPAEAESTAKRPRTTITAKQLETLKNAYNNSPKPARHVREQLSSETGLDMRVVQVWFQNRRAKEKRLKKDAGRQRWGQYFRNMKRSRGTSKSDKDSIQEEGPDSDAEVSFTDEPSMSEMSHSNGIYSNLNEASPALGRQAGSTGSFALEHSGIPAQDQFHDLRSSSPYGIPQSPAALPALPGHQPLISSLVYPDNGLAIMAQSGPGVPQPMRVLAGNGPSSELSSGSSGGYPDFPASPASWLDEVDHAQF is encoded by the exons ATGCTGCTGGAGCGGGTCCGCGCCGGTTCGGAGAAAGCAGCGGAGCTCTGCCCGTTCCCGCGGAGCCCAG AGATCCCGCTGTGCGCCGGCTGCAACCAGCACATCGTGGACAGGTTCATCCTCAAAGTCCTGGACCGGCACTGGCACAGCAAGTGCCTGAAATGCTCCGACTGCCAGACGCAGCTGGCCGAGAAGTGCTTCAGCCGCGGGGACGGCGTCTACTGCAAGGAAGATTTCTTCAA GCGCTTCGGGACGAAGTGTGCCGCCTGCCAGCAGGGCATCCCCCCGACCCAGGTGGTGCGCCGCGCCCAGGACTTCGTTTACCACCTGCACTGCTTCGCCTGCATCGTCTGCAAGCGGCAGCTGGCCACCGGCGACGAGTTCTACCTCATGGAGGACAGCAGGCTGGTCTGCAAGGCGGACTACGAGACGGCCAAGCAGAGAGGTACCCCCAGCCCCGTCCCCTCCAGCCCCGAGGGCAgcgggagctgctgctgcccccggGACAGGTTCAAACAGCGGGCGGGAGGGGTTGGGAGAGCCCGGGGAGGGTCGGGTGAATCAGGGATAACTTCACCGGCAGAGGCTGAGTCTACAGCCAAGAGACCCCGCACCACCATCACGGCCAAGCAGCTGGAGACCCTCAAAAACGCTTACAACAACTCGCCCAAACCGGCGCGGCACGTCCGGGAGCAGCTCTCGTCCGAGACCGGGCTGGACATGCGGGTGGTGCAG GTCTGGTTCCAGAACCGCAGGGCCAAGGAGAAAAGGCTGAAGAAAGACGCGGGGAGGCAGAGGTGGGGGCAGTACTTCAGGAATATGAAGAGGTCCCGGGGGACATCCAAGTCGGACAAGGACAGCATCCAGGAGGAGGGGCCCGACAGCGACGCCGAGGTTTCCTTCACAG ACGAGCCCTCCATGTCCGAAATGAGCCATTCCAATGGGATTTACAGCAACCTCAACGAAGCCTCCCCCGCCCTGGGgaggcaggctggcagcaccGGCAGCTTCGCGCTGGAGCACAGCGGGATCCCAGCTCAGGACCAGTTCCACGACCTGCGCTCCAGCAGCCCCTACGGCATCCCCCagtccccagcagccctgccagccctgccggGCCACCAGCCCTTAATCTCCAGCTTGGTTTACCCAGACAACGGCTTGGCCATCATGGCCCAGAGCGGACCAGGCGTGCCCCAGCCCATGCGGGTCCTGGCAGGGAACGGACCCAGCTCCGAGCTCtccagcggcagcagcgggggGTACCCGGATTTCCCGGCCAGCCCGGCGTCCTGGCTCGATGAGGTCGACCACGCTCAGTTTTGA